In Seriola aureovittata isolate HTS-2021-v1 ecotype China chromosome 24, ASM2101889v1, whole genome shotgun sequence, the following proteins share a genomic window:
- the LOC130165222 gene encoding gamma-crystallin M3-like, giving the protein MGRIIFYEERNFQGRSYECNSDCSDIHMHLNRCNSCRVDNGCFVVYDRPSYMGNQVFLRRGEYSDFQRMGSMMGMMGMAMMDTIRSCRMVPMHRGQFRMRIYERENFTGQMHELMDDCESLQERFYMSDCQSCNVMDGHWLMFEQPNYRGRMTYVRPGEYRNLREMGMSNMTRISSIRRIMDVC; this is encoded by the exons ATGGGCAGG attattttctacGAGGAGAGGAACTTCCAGGGTCGTTCCTATGAGTGCAACAGCGACTGCTCTGACATCCACATGCACCTGAACCGCTGCAACTCCTGCAGGGTGGACAACGGGTGCTTTGTGGTGTACGACCGCCCCAGCTACATGGGTAATCAGGTCTTCTTGAGGAGAGGGGAGTATTCTGACTTTCAGCGCATGGGGAGCATGATGGGAATGATGGGCATGGCTATGATGGATACCATTCGCTCCTGTCGCATGGTCCCAATG CACAGGGGACAGTTCAGGATGAGGATCTATGAGAGGGAGAACTTCACAGGCCAGATGCACGAGCTGATGGACGACTGCGAGTCTCTCCAGGAGCGCTTTTACATGTCCGACTGCCAGTCCTGCAATGTGATGGACGGCCACTGGCTGATGTTTGAGCAGCCCAACTACAGAGGACGCATGACCTACGTGAGGCCGGGAGAGTACAGGAACCTCCGGGAGATGGGAATGAGCAACATGACGAGGATCAGCTCCATCAGACGCATCATGGATGTGTGCTGA